In Myxococcales bacterium, the following are encoded in one genomic region:
- the mgtE gene encoding magnesium transporter yields MEDDDGPADAAPPTSADEPLAADELRDAWGVLDARERIDGLYLLPREDAEEFFIALAGPDQVELLFTMRRGERRSWFRLLEPDDVADVIQAAKDDERPGLLALLDGPTRKEVEALLAYEEDDAGGLMNTRYARLRPQMTADEAISYLRRQARTQLETIYYAYVLDGDQRLLGVVSFRDLFAAGPSQRVSEIMERDVVSADPALDQEALSRLFAEHDLTVMPIVDAAGVMKGIVTVDDIVDVVQEEATEDAQKFGGMDALDVPYLQSRRREMLRKRGVWLAVLLVGEMLTTSALGFFQHQIDRATVLTLFIPLIISSGGNAGSQASTLVIRAMALGEVRAADWWRVMRRELAIGVALGAGLGVLGLFRVVVWGSFGSYGAYYVRIGLTVGMSLVGVVIFGTLAGSMLPFVLRRLGADPASASAPAVATLVDVTGLIIYFALATWLLSGALF; encoded by the coding sequence ATGGAGGACGACGACGGCCCCGCCGACGCCGCGCCGCCGACGTCGGCCGACGAGCCGCTCGCCGCCGACGAGCTGCGCGACGCCTGGGGGGTGCTCGACGCCCGCGAGCGCATCGACGGCCTGTACCTCCTCCCGCGCGAGGACGCCGAGGAGTTCTTCATCGCCCTGGCCGGCCCCGATCAGGTCGAGCTCCTGTTCACGATGCGCCGCGGCGAGCGCCGGTCGTGGTTTCGGCTGCTCGAGCCCGACGACGTCGCCGACGTGATCCAGGCCGCCAAGGACGACGAGCGCCCCGGCCTGCTGGCGCTGCTCGACGGCCCGACCCGCAAGGAGGTCGAGGCCCTGCTCGCCTACGAGGAGGACGACGCCGGCGGCCTGATGAACACCCGGTACGCCCGGCTGCGGCCGCAGATGACCGCCGACGAGGCCATCAGCTACCTCCGGCGCCAGGCCCGGACCCAGCTCGAGACCATCTACTACGCCTACGTCCTCGACGGCGACCAGCGCCTGCTGGGCGTGGTGTCGTTCCGCGATCTGTTCGCCGCCGGCCCGAGCCAGCGCGTCAGCGAGATCATGGAGCGGGACGTGGTCTCGGCCGACCCGGCCCTCGATCAGGAGGCGCTGTCGCGGCTGTTCGCCGAGCACGACCTCACGGTCATGCCGATCGTCGACGCCGCCGGGGTCATGAAGGGCATCGTCACCGTCGACGACATCGTCGACGTGGTCCAGGAAGAGGCCACCGAGGACGCCCAGAAGTTCGGCGGCATGGACGCCCTCGACGTCCCGTACCTGCAGTCGCGCCGGCGCGAGATGCTGCGCAAGCGCGGCGTGTGGCTGGCGGTGCTCCTGGTCGGCGAGATGCTCACGACCTCGGCGCTGGGCTTCTTCCAGCACCAGATCGATCGCGCCACCGTGCTGACGCTGTTCATCCCGCTGATCATCTCGAGCGGCGGCAACGCCGGATCCCAGGCCTCGACGCTGGTCATCCGCGCGATGGCGCTGGGCGAGGTCCGCGCCGCCGACTGGTGGCGCGTCATGCGCCGCGAGCTGGCGATCGGCGTCGCGCTCGGCGCCGGCCTCGGCGTGCTCGGCCTGTTCCGCGTGGTGGTCTGGGGCTCGTTCGGGAGCTACGGCGCGTACTACGTGCGCATCGGCCTCACCGTCGGCATGAGCCTGGTCGGCGTCGTGATCTTCGGCACCCTGGCGGGCTCGATGCTGCCGTTCGTGCTGCGGCGCCTGGGCGCCGACCCGGCCAGCGCGTCGGCGCCCGCGGTCGCGACGCTGGTCGACGTCACCGGCCTGATCATCTACTTCGCGCTCGCGACCTGGCTCCTGTCCGGCGCGCTGTTCTAG
- a CDS encoding nuclear transport factor 2 family protein, producing the protein MATIRELEDQMNQAIMTGKAMEAFEELYADDVTMQENSEPARVGKAACRDYEHKFFEMLEAFHGASCTNVAVEGDVSYSEWMNDFTLKGMPRMTYTQITQRRWQDGKIIAERFFYTR; encoded by the coding sequence ATGGCGACGATCCGTGAGCTCGAGGACCAGATGAACCAGGCGATCATGACCGGCAAGGCGATGGAGGCGTTCGAGGAGCTCTACGCCGACGACGTCACGATGCAGGAGAACAGCGAGCCGGCCCGCGTCGGCAAGGCCGCGTGCCGCGACTACGAGCACAAGTTCTTCGAGATGCTCGAGGCGTTCCACGGCGCGAGCTGCACCAACGTCGCGGTCGAGGGTGACGTGTCGTACTCGGAGTGGATGAACGACTTCACGCTCAAGGGCATGCCGCGGATGACGTACACGCAGATCACGCAGCGGCGCTGGCAGGACGGCAAGATCATCGCCGAGCGGTTCTTCTACACCCGCTGA